The Chryseobacterium sp. JV274 sequence ATAATAATGAATAACGATAAAGAAAATCTTTCACCGGTAGAAAGGATTAAAACCAGCAGTAACGGGCTCAGAGGATCTTTAAAAGAGAGCCTTACTGATAATTTTACCGGAGCCATCAGGGAAGATGACCAGACTCTGATCAAATTTCATGGAATGTACCAGCAGGACGACAGAGACCGAAGGGAAGAGCGTGTCTCTAAAAAACTGGAATGGCTGTATTCTTATATGATCAGATTAAGACTTCCCGGTGGCTTTTTAACTCCGGAACAATGGGTAGGATTGAATGAAACGGCTGAAGATCATTCTACGGGAACCATTAAAGTAACCACAAGACAAACGATTCAGCTGCATGGGATTTTAAAATCTCATTTAAGACCTACTATTCAGAGCTTCAATCTGCAGCATCTGGATTCTATTGCAGCCTGTGGAGATGTCAACAGAAATGTAACCTGTACAGCCAACCCTTCAGAATCACCCTTACAGCAGGAAGCTTACGAACTGGCTGGTAAAATAAGCGAAATGTGTCTTCCGAAGACCAAATCTTATTACGATATCTGGATTGATGATGAACTTCTGGTAGACCGAAAAGCTGAAGAAGATCCATTATATCAGGACAGATATCTTCCAAGAAAACTGAAAATAGGAATTGCCGTTCCCCCCAATAATGATGTGGATGTATTCATCAATGATATTGCCTTGATCGCTATTATTGAAAATAATAAAATTGTTGGCTATAATATTGCTGCCGGAGGAGGATTGGGAGCCACTCATGGAAATGAAGCGACTTATGCCCGTCTTGCATCCATTCTTGGGTTTGTGGATACGGAAGAAAAAGTATTAAAAGCTGTCTACGAAATCATCACGGTTCAAAGAGATTTCGGAAACAGAAGCGACCGAAAATTATCAAGGTTAAAATATACGATTGATAAACTGGGTATTGATCAGTACAGAACTGAAGTGGAAAAAAGAACGGGATTCAGTTTTGAACCTGCCAGAGAATTTAAGTTTGAACAAAGAAAAGACCGCTATGGCTGGATTCAGAATCATGAAGGAAAATGGTTTTATACCGTATTTGTAGAGCATGGAAGAATTCTTAATACGGCAGAATATCCTTTAAAATCAGGATTATTAAAAATCGCACAGACAGGAAAAGCCAATTTCCGTTTTACCTGTAACCAGAACCTTATTCTGGCTGATATTGATGAAAAAGATAAACCTGAAATTGAAAATATTTTAAAAGAACACGGAATTTCAGAGTATACGAATGGAGCAAGTGCTCTGCGTAAAAACTCTGTTGCATGTGTTGCTTTGAATACCTGTTCATTGGCTTTGGCTGAAGCACAGCGTTATCTGCCATCCTTGGTCACTAAAATAGAACCTATTCTAGAAAAATATGGTCTTTTGGAAGAAGATATCACGATCCGTATGACCGGCTGTCCTAATGGCTGTGGAAGATCTCCTAATGCTGAAATCGGATTTGTGGGTACAGCCTATGGAAAATATAATCTTCACATCGGAGGAGACCGTTTAGGAATGCGACTGAATACAAAATTTAAAGAAAATATTAGTGAAGAAGAGATTCTTACCACTCTGGATGAGCTTTTCGGAATTTATGTACAGAAAAGACTTGCAGAAGAAACATTTGGTGATTTTTCATACCGTTACTTACATACCTTAAATTAATTATATGGCTAGTTTTCATTATGATCTGAAAAAAAATAAAAAAACTCAACCTCTTCATTTAGGGAGACGAATGTGTACGTGTTGTTGATTCTCAAATAACAATACATACAAAGCTGTTTCAACTTTTTTGAACCACTATGAAAAGTTAATACTACATCCTGTTATTGCGAACCAAAGGTGAAGCAATCTCAGCATTATATTAACGGCTTAAACCACCCCGTCAAAAATTCAAAGAATTTTTGCCACCCCTCCAAAAGAGGGGAATTCTAAGCCCTTCAATTGTAATACAAAACAATATTGAAAATTTTCATCATTAAAAGTAAAAAAGTTCAGACAGCTTCATTCTCAACCTAAAAAATGAAGAAAAAATGAAAAACAAAAAGCAGGGAAACTTTCTACCTAAAGCAGGCATTATTGCATTTACATTTCTATTTTTTAACCTGGCAGAAGCACAACAGCAGCTTATAGAGCTTAGTGGAAGCATCAGAAATACAGGTACACGCAAAGCGTTGGATTCTGTAAAAGTACAGATCGAAAATACACAGGATACCGCATTAACGGACCAACTGGGTAACTTTAAAATCAGAACAAGGGTTACCATTCCATTCCGGGTGGTGATTCAGAAAGATGGTTTCACAGGTCAAACCGTTGAAATACTTTCCCCCTCCAACAAAATAACGATAGGACTTAATCCACAAAATACGATTATTGATGATGTCGTCATTTCAGCCTCCAGAGTTCCGGAAAAAATATTAAAATCACCGATAGCTATTGAGAAAATTGATATCAAAACCATCAGGGAAAGTCCAGCAGCTTCATTCTATGAAACATTGGAAAATGTAAAAGGGTTACAGCTCTTAACATCCAGTCTTACCTTAAAGATTCCTAATTCAAGAGGTTTCAACTCACCTAATAATTTCCGTTTCATGCAATTGGTAGACGGCGTAGATGTACAGTCAGCAACATTGGGAGTACCATTGGGAAATGCAATAGGCCCTACAGAACTGGATATTCAATCTATGGAAGTTACTCCCGGAGCGGCTTCAGCCCTGTACGGAATGAATGCAATCAACGGACTGGCTAGTTTACAGACTAAAGATCCATTTACTTCTGAAGGAATAAGTCTTTACTTCCGTGGCGGAGTTAATCATGTAGACAATGTAAATCACAAAATAAGCTCACTTGGAGAGAGTGCCATCCGCTTTGCAAAAGTATTCAATAAAAACTTTGCCGTGAAGGTGAATGCATCCTATTTCAGCGGAACCGACTGGATTTCCAATAATCTGACAGATCAGAATCCAGGATCTTTGGTTACAGCCAATCCTAATTTTGCTTTGGCAAATAATCCGGCTGAAGACCTTTGGAATAAATACGGTGACGAAAGAAATAACCGTGTAGCTGTAAAAGTAGATTACAATGGAAAACCTACTACATTCAATGTTTCCAGAACAGGATATCTGGAGAAAGATTTGGTGAGCCCTGATGTGAAAAACATCAAGTTTGATGCAGGATTGTATTATCGTTTCGGAGATCAGTGGAGAACATCTTATGTATATCGTTATGGCTTACTGGACGGAACTTTCCAAAGAGGAAATAAAATCCGCTTACAAAATGCTACTGTTCAGAACCATAAAGTAGAATTGACAGGAAAAGAACTGACCTTCAGAGCTTATGTATCTATAGAAAATACAGGAGATTCTTATAACCTGAAGCCTTTGGCAGACAATCTGGATCTTACCAATCTCTCCAATACCAACTGGAAAAATATATTTCAGACTTCTCTTCAGAACAACTTAAATGCAGGA is a genomic window containing:
- a CDS encoding NADPH-dependent assimilatory sulfite reductase hemoprotein subunit; this encodes MNNDKENLSPVERIKTSSNGLRGSLKESLTDNFTGAIREDDQTLIKFHGMYQQDDRDRREERVSKKLEWLYSYMIRLRLPGGFLTPEQWVGLNETAEDHSTGTIKVTTRQTIQLHGILKSHLRPTIQSFNLQHLDSIAACGDVNRNVTCTANPSESPLQQEAYELAGKISEMCLPKTKSYYDIWIDDELLVDRKAEEDPLYQDRYLPRKLKIGIAVPPNNDVDVFINDIALIAIIENNKIVGYNIAAGGGLGATHGNEATYARLASILGFVDTEEKVLKAVYEIITVQRDFGNRSDRKLSRLKYTIDKLGIDQYRTEVEKRTGFSFEPAREFKFEQRKDRYGWIQNHEGKWFYTVFVEHGRILNTAEYPLKSGLLKIAQTGKANFRFTCNQNLILADIDEKDKPEIENILKEHGISEYTNGASALRKNSVACVALNTCSLALAEAQRYLPSLVTKIEPILEKYGLLEEDITIRMTGCPNGCGRSPNAEIGFVGTAYGKYNLHIGGDRLGMRLNTKFKENISEEEILTTLDELFGIYVQKRLAEETFGDFSYRYLHTLN
- a CDS encoding TonB-dependent receptor; protein product: MKNKKQGNFLPKAGIIAFTFLFFNLAEAQQQLIELSGSIRNTGTRKALDSVKVQIENTQDTALTDQLGNFKIRTRVTIPFRVVIQKDGFTGQTVEILSPSNKITIGLNPQNTIIDDVVISASRVPEKILKSPIAIEKIDIKTIRESPAASFYETLENVKGLQLLTSSLTLKIPNSRGFNSPNNFRFMQLVDGVDVQSATLGVPLGNAIGPTELDIQSMEVTPGAASALYGMNAINGLASLQTKDPFTSEGISLYFRGGVNHVDNVNHKISSLGESAIRFAKVFNKNFAVKVNASYFSGTDWISNNLTDQNPGSLVTANPNFALANNPAEDLWNKYGDERNNRVAVKVDYNGKPTTFNVSRTGYLEKDLVSPDVKNIKFDAGLYYRFGDQWRTSYVYRYGLLDGTFQRGNKIRLQNATVQNHKVELTGKELTFRAYVSIENTGDSYNLKPLADNLDLTNLSNTNWKNIFQTSLQNNLNAGANLNDAFILARQEADKNRAVPGTAAFEQLKNTIIGINNWDSANAGIIGAPATGGAKLEQKSRFYQGELTYDFSRFVKIFNLLAGIDYRLYSITPDGNNFVDFDRPVNERNIPLANGTFGKDVIYQKYGAFAQITKLFFDDKLKINAALRIDRNPEFEAKLNPRISIVYSPVKEHNFRASFQNGYRFPSLFEALSFVNNGNVRRVGGLSKVNDGLGYLENSYTLTSIDKFTSAVNADVDGGKTQAQAAQDNKQLLTVANLQKLQPEKINSFEVGYKSTFFNNKLVLDWDFYYNIYEGFLGQVEVAVPKNSQVGSNAAVLAMLDRSKQDRYRVYTNSNSTYKSYGTSLGIRYNITGNYNINTNVSYNDLASNNTSDLFITAFNTPKWMVNVSVGNREIVKNIGFTLVARWQSGFVWESPLASGAIPAYYTIDAQATWKLPEIRANIKIGATNLLNRRYFQYAAGPEIGGLYYLAFTYDLKL